One genomic region from Listeria monocytogenes encodes:
- a CDS encoding fructose-bisphosphatase class III has protein sequence MKTIDMKYLRLLAKEYPTIAKTATEIINLEAIMNLPKGTEHFLSDVHGEYSAFEQVLRNGSGVVKRKIRDIFGAELDDAEINSLSTLIYYPEEKMDLIASETEDLHAWYRTTLFRLIELCQYVASKYTRSKVRKAMPEDFAYILEELLHENYNEDDKKLYYEEILQHIISLGRAEEFISALSLLIQQLVVDHLHIVGDVYDRGPYPDKIMDTLMNYHSLDFQWGNHDILWMGAASGSRVCAANVIRISARYLNLDILEDSYGISLRPLALFADEVYKDDPCTYFQPKNEENINYSNAEITQIARMHKAISIIQFKLEGEIINRRKEFDMNHRLLLQFIDYKKGTIQLKGKEYQLLDNHFPTINPENPYELTDAERELIGKITAAFKNCRRLQKHVQFLYSKGSMFLTYNGNLLYHGCIPLHKDGTFMEMKLRGEKYAGRALLEQFEILTREAYVRPTGTKEKKYACDIVWYLWTGAISSLFGKSEMTTFERYFVAEKETHTEEKNPYYKLRNNELICKQILEEFELDGECGHIINGHTPVKEGKGESPIKASGKMLVIDGGFAKAYHKETNLAGYTLLFNSYGLQLVSHQPFTTKEDAIKNETDILSTRQVIEMEINRKRVRDTDIGAKLSEQAEDLKLLLDAYRNGLLHENR, from the coding sequence GTGAAAACTATTGATATGAAATATTTACGCTTGTTAGCAAAAGAATATCCTACTATCGCCAAGACAGCTACGGAAATCATTAACCTCGAAGCAATTATGAACCTTCCAAAAGGAACGGAACATTTTTTAAGTGATGTTCACGGTGAATATAGTGCTTTTGAACAAGTGCTTCGTAATGGTTCTGGTGTTGTAAAACGGAAAATTCGTGATATTTTTGGCGCAGAGCTAGATGATGCAGAGATTAATTCACTTAGTACACTGATTTATTATCCAGAAGAAAAGATGGATTTGATTGCTAGTGAAACAGAAGATTTGCATGCTTGGTATCGCACCACACTTTTTCGTTTGATTGAACTCTGCCAGTATGTTGCTTCAAAATACACACGTTCTAAAGTTAGAAAAGCCATGCCAGAAGATTTTGCCTACATATTAGAAGAGTTACTTCATGAAAACTACAATGAAGACGATAAAAAGCTTTATTATGAAGAAATTTTACAACATATTATTTCACTTGGTCGTGCAGAAGAATTTATTAGCGCTCTCTCGCTACTTATTCAACAATTGGTCGTGGATCATTTGCACATTGTTGGTGATGTTTATGATCGTGGCCCTTATCCAGATAAAATCATGGATACATTAATGAATTACCATTCGCTCGATTTCCAGTGGGGTAATCACGATATTTTATGGATGGGCGCGGCTAGTGGCTCTAGGGTTTGTGCGGCTAATGTTATTCGGATTTCTGCTCGCTATTTAAATTTAGATATTTTAGAAGATAGTTACGGTATTTCCCTTCGCCCCCTAGCCCTTTTTGCCGACGAAGTGTACAAAGACGATCCTTGTACCTACTTCCAGCCAAAGAATGAAGAAAATATCAACTATAGTAATGCTGAAATCACGCAAATTGCTAGGATGCACAAGGCTATCTCGATTATTCAGTTTAAATTGGAAGGTGAAATTATTAACCGACGCAAAGAATTTGATATGAATCATCGGCTTTTACTTCAATTTATCGATTACAAAAAAGGCACAATTCAACTAAAAGGAAAAGAATACCAGTTGTTAGACAATCATTTTCCAACGATTAATCCAGAAAATCCTTATGAACTTACTGATGCGGAGAGAGAACTTATTGGGAAAATTACTGCCGCTTTTAAAAACTGCCGCCGATTGCAAAAACATGTACAATTTCTATATTCAAAAGGCAGCATGTTTTTAACTTATAATGGCAATTTACTCTACCATGGCTGCATTCCGCTCCACAAAGATGGGACTTTTATGGAAATGAAATTACGTGGCGAAAAATATGCTGGTCGTGCGCTTTTAGAGCAGTTTGAAATACTTACCCGCGAAGCATACGTCCGCCCAACTGGAACAAAAGAAAAGAAATATGCGTGTGATATCGTTTGGTATTTGTGGACTGGTGCCATTTCTTCGCTATTCGGAAAAAGTGAAATGACTACGTTTGAACGTTATTTTGTTGCAGAAAAAGAAACCCACACAGAGGAAAAAAATCCTTATTATAAATTGCGTAATAACGAATTAATTTGCAAACAAATTTTAGAAGAATTTGAGCTTGACGGAGAATGCGGGCATATCATTAACGGCCATACGCCAGTCAAAGAAGGAAAAGGTGAAAGTCCGATTAAAGCGAGTGGTAAAATGCTCGTCATCGATGGCGGGTTCGCAAAAGCATATCATAAAGAGACAAACTTAGCGGGTTATACACTACTTTTCAACAGTTACGGTTTACAACTAGTTAGTCATCAGCCATTTACTACAAAAGAGGATGCTATCAAAAATGAAACGGATATTCTTTCCACGCGTCAAGTTATCGAAATGGAAATTAACCGTAAACGTGTAAGGGATACCGATATTGGGGCTAAACTTAGTGAACAGGCAGAAGATTTAAAATTGCTACTAGATGCTTATCGTAATGGTTTGCTTCATGAAAACCGTTAA
- a CDS encoding AEC family transporter: MEFLLILLPVFGIFAIGFVGQKTLKFDIPNLSKLTLYLMSPFLAFNTFYTNPLTIDYAYLAIYIFALCLSLILLVSLISFLLGYNLQDRCALILASAFMNNGNYGTPVVLLVFGAVGLDIAVVLMVLQQLAMSTIGIYFAAKGSKDANGMKTVMKRVVRMPIAYGALLGLALQLLHVSLPSALMTCVKLVGDAAIPTIMIVLGMQLAVISFRRIELTKVGIALVLKLLIAPIIAFGLTLILPVDEMTKQIMILLAAMPTAANTTLMAVQFDTKPDLVSSATFISTVLSIITLPIVLYFLHPVF; the protein is encoded by the coding sequence ATGGAATTTCTACTTATTTTACTTCCAGTTTTTGGGATTTTTGCTATTGGGTTTGTTGGGCAAAAGACTTTAAAATTTGATATTCCTAACTTATCTAAACTCACGCTTTACTTAATGTCACCGTTTCTTGCATTTAATACTTTTTATACCAATCCGCTTACGATAGATTATGCATATTTGGCGATTTACATTTTTGCGCTTTGTCTGAGTTTAATTTTGCTTGTCAGTTTGATTAGTTTTTTGCTAGGTTATAACTTGCAAGATCGTTGCGCGCTCATTTTGGCTAGTGCGTTTATGAATAACGGAAATTATGGAACGCCTGTTGTCTTGCTTGTTTTCGGGGCGGTTGGGCTTGATATTGCTGTAGTATTAATGGTCTTACAGCAACTGGCTATGAGTACTATTGGGATTTATTTTGCTGCAAAAGGGAGTAAAGATGCAAATGGAATGAAAACGGTCATGAAACGAGTTGTTCGGATGCCGATTGCTTACGGGGCTTTACTCGGGCTTGCGCTTCAATTACTTCATGTTTCACTTCCTTCCGCTTTAATGACTTGCGTAAAGCTTGTTGGCGACGCAGCTATTCCAACGATTATGATTGTTCTTGGAATGCAGCTAGCGGTTATTTCGTTTAGACGAATCGAACTTACGAAAGTAGGCATTGCATTAGTACTCAAATTACTCATTGCTCCAATCATTGCGTTTGGTTTAACGTTGATTCTTCCTGTTGACGAAATGACGAAACAAATTATGATTTTGCTTGCAGCTATGCCAACTGCAGCGAATACTACTTTAATGGCTGTACAATTTGATACAAAACCAGATTTAGTTTCTAGTGCCACGTTTATTAGTACTGTTTTAAGTATTATTACCTTACCCATTGTGCTCTATTTTCTTCATCCAGTTTTCTAA
- a CDS encoding transposase, whose translation MPKKLYNEKFKKSLVYLYHKGTSKHTLCNDFGVSIASLTRWIKFYNTENIDLNEATNILQMYELKKQKKVLEAEISALSEAISIFNMETSIAEN comes from the coding sequence ATGCCTAAAAAATTATATAATGAAAAATTCAAAAAAAGTCTAGTTTATTTATATCATAAAGGAACATCGAAGCATACACTATGTAATGATTTTGGTGTCTCAATAGCATCTCTTACAAGATGGATCAAATTTTATAACACAGAAAATATAGATTTAAATGAAGCTACCAATATTTTACAAATGTATGAATTAAAAAAACAAAAAAAGGTACTAGAGGCAGAAATTTCTGCTTTATCAGAAGCTATCTCGATTTTTAACATGGAGACGAGCATTGCCGAAAATTAA
- a CDS encoding Rgg/GadR/MutR family transcriptional regulator: MVAYGELIREVRLSKGLTQKEVYTGVISKSYAIGFEKGKHDITLVLFEEILDRVMLSSDEFFFMNRGYSLAEEDNFWYKFANAANQKSLAELQELYQEVLQQNGDRANLRKAIVHSRIEINEQFLLNNRFDVSIVSEEDKAVIQTYLWKVQSWTLEEIRIFANSVDYFEEDVQIYFFQLVLKSLEKYKHYDRGKKVFSTLLTNIIEELITRDQLEYAAQLLEILHELSSTHDCAFYRIMHNYYQGLIWMKNDEVEQGLKESKSAIRILDALDYKSLALLYNTLLQQFLEKENIQIV; this comes from the coding sequence ATGGTTGCGTATGGTGAGTTAATTCGCGAAGTACGACTTTCAAAAGGACTAACGCAAAAAGAAGTTTATACAGGAGTAATTTCAAAATCATATGCAATAGGTTTTGAAAAAGGAAAACATGATATTACATTAGTACTATTTGAAGAAATTTTAGACCGGGTCATGTTAAGTTCAGATGAATTTTTCTTTATGAATAGGGGCTATTCTTTAGCTGAGGAAGATAATTTTTGGTACAAATTTGCAAATGCAGCTAATCAAAAAAGTTTGGCAGAATTACAAGAATTATACCAAGAAGTATTGCAGCAAAATGGCGATAGAGCGAATCTAAGGAAAGCAATTGTCCACTCGAGAATTGAAATTAATGAACAATTTCTTTTGAATAATCGATTTGACGTTAGTATCGTTTCTGAGGAAGATAAAGCAGTTATCCAAACGTATTTGTGGAAAGTTCAATCATGGACACTAGAAGAAATTCGGATTTTCGCTAATTCAGTGGACTATTTTGAAGAAGATGTACAAATTTATTTTTTTCAATTGGTCTTGAAGTCACTCGAAAAATATAAGCATTACGATCGTGGTAAAAAAGTATTTTCCACGCTACTCACCAACATAATAGAAGAACTAATCACCCGTGATCAATTAGAATATGCCGCGCAATTATTAGAAATACTGCACGAACTTTCTTCTACGCATGACTGTGCTTTTTACCGGATTATGCATAATTACTATCAAGGCTTAATATGGATGAAAAATGACGAGGTCGAACAAGGCTTAAAAGAGTCTAAAAGTGCAATCCGAATTTTAGATGCACTTGATTACAAATCCCTCGCGCTACTTTATAATACATTACTTCAACAGTTTTTAGAAAAAGAGAATATACAAATAGTTTAA
- a CDS encoding diguanylate phosphodiesterase yields the protein MLNQKYQLLLHNEYDTKSGDLVKKEIVATKKTKNLLEDLTSHLLCVTNQIEYGKFITWYEMEIKKVLQVHTNQHFIIKISFQQLYFRETMLLLENLQKDSRRITIELVGDSQISPYSKEHFSAEDSDAFLKGKLKMLKKWHYFISKHIESGAIEQTLIFTPYIDELKYSLTQKSKLLHNITELKFFLSFWKNWAELRFVDFLVLVDEKNEFVSHVLLPDELNVRCKMYENFGGMVSE from the coding sequence ATATTAAATCAAAAATATCAATTACTACTTCATAATGAATATGACACAAAAAGTGGTGATTTAGTCAAAAAAGAAATAGTTGCAACTAAAAAAACTAAAAATCTCTTGGAAGATCTAACTTCGCATTTGTTATGTGTTACAAATCAAATAGAGTATGGAAAATTTATCACTTGGTATGAAATGGAAATTAAAAAAGTTCTACAAGTTCATACCAATCAGCACTTTATTATTAAAATTTCCTTTCAACAATTATATTTTCGGGAAACAATGCTGTTGCTTGAGAATTTGCAGAAAGATAGCCGGCGAATAACGATTGAGCTAGTTGGAGATAGTCAGATTAGCCCTTATTCAAAGGAACATTTTTCCGCAGAGGACAGTGATGCTTTTTTGAAAGGGAAGTTAAAAATGTTGAAAAAGTGGCATTATTTTATTTCAAAGCATATTGAAAGTGGTGCCATCGAACAAACACTGATTTTTACGCCCTATATTGATGAATTGAAATATAGTTTAACGCAAAAGTCGAAGCTCTTACACAATATTACTGAATTAAAGTTTTTTCTATCATTTTGGAAAAATTGGGCTGAGCTTCGATTTGTTGATTTTTTAGTTTTAGTAGATGAAAAAAACGAATTTGTATCGCATGTGCTTTTACCAGATGAATTAAATGTACGTTGCAAAATGTATGAGAACTTTGGAGGAATGGTCAGTGAGTAA
- the psiE gene encoding phosphate-starvation-inducible protein PsiE: MKRLEKISSIVPILLRITLNLALIMVGFTLVAFLIREAFTIFNNIFFLDTDVSYYYMTQDILTFFLYFEFIALIVKYFESHFHFPLRYFIYIGITAIIRFIIVDHSSATSTLILSGAILLLVAALFLANTKMLKREG; encoded by the coding sequence ATGAAACGATTAGAAAAAATTTCTTCTATTGTTCCCATCCTGCTACGAATTACCCTGAATCTGGCGCTTATTATGGTCGGCTTTACCCTTGTTGCTTTTTTAATTAGAGAGGCATTTACGATTTTCAATAATATTTTCTTCTTAGACACGGACGTTTCTTACTATTATATGACACAAGATATTTTGACGTTTTTCCTTTACTTTGAATTTATTGCGCTCATTGTAAAATATTTCGAATCTCATTTTCATTTTCCGCTACGCTACTTCATTTATATTGGTATCACAGCGATTATTCGATTTATTATTGTCGACCACTCTAGCGCAACTTCCACACTAATACTTTCAGGCGCGATTCTTTTACTCGTCGCTGCACTATTTTTAGCTAATACAAAGATGCTTAAACGAGAAGGATAA
- a CDS encoding ABC transporter ATP-binding protein: MLKRFFSYYKPYRTLFIIDFGCAVLAAILELAFPVAVNHVIDTLLPGKDFGLIITAALALLFFYILNTFMQYIVTYFGHMLGLNIETDMRRDLFSHLQKQPFGFYDNQKTGKLMSRMTTDLFEIGEVAHHGPEDIFISIMSLFGAFFLMLNINVKLAISTFILVPILTVLIVYFNKRMTKVTTGIFKDLGNFNAGVENAISGVRVVQAFANEPHEKGRFRVLNQAYRQSKLMFYKVMGLSFSFNYFLMRLISLFALLFGAYFTINGEISYGEFVGFILLTNVFIRPIEKINNVIESYPKGFAGFKRFLEVMDTEPAIQDEKDAKPAEAFRGDIAYNQVSFEYSDGKNVLNHINLSIKAGETVAFVGPSGAGKTTICNLLPRFYDVSAGEITIDGENIKRFTLPSLRAQIGVVQQDVFLFSGTVRENIAYGKLDASEEEIEHVVKLAHLSKVVEEMPDGLDTIIGERGVKLSGGQKQRLAIARMFLKNPPILILDEATSALDTETEQVIQASLEELAEGRTTLIIAHRLATIKHADRIIVVNETGIAETGTHDELLAQDNGAYKRLYDAQFNTI, from the coding sequence ATTCTAAAACGATTTTTTAGTTATTATAAACCGTATCGAACACTTTTTATCATTGATTTTGGTTGCGCCGTCTTAGCTGCTATTTTGGAGCTGGCTTTTCCAGTCGCTGTAAACCACGTGATTGATACACTACTTCCAGGAAAAGATTTTGGTCTTATTATTACTGCTGCTTTGGCCTTATTATTCTTTTACATACTTAATACATTTATGCAGTACATTGTCACTTATTTTGGCCATATGCTTGGTCTTAACATAGAAACGGATATGCGCAGAGATTTATTCAGCCATTTGCAAAAACAACCATTTGGATTTTACGATAATCAGAAAACTGGGAAATTGATGTCGCGAATGACGACTGATTTATTTGAAATTGGTGAAGTAGCGCATCATGGTCCGGAAGATATTTTTATTTCGATTATGTCACTTTTCGGTGCATTTTTCTTAATGTTAAATATCAATGTGAAATTAGCGATTTCGACTTTTATTCTAGTACCGATTCTGACTGTTTTAATTGTTTACTTCAACAAACGAATGACCAAAGTAACAACCGGGATTTTTAAAGATTTAGGGAACTTTAATGCCGGCGTGGAAAATGCTATTAGTGGGGTGCGGGTTGTGCAAGCATTCGCCAACGAACCACATGAAAAAGGGCGTTTTAGAGTGCTCAACCAAGCGTACCGTCAGTCAAAATTAATGTTCTACAAAGTGATGGGCTTGAGTTTTTCGTTTAACTATTTTCTGATGCGCTTAATTAGTTTATTTGCACTTTTATTCGGTGCTTATTTTACGATTAATGGCGAAATATCATACGGGGAGTTTGTCGGATTTATCTTGCTAACAAACGTGTTCATCCGGCCAATCGAGAAAATAAACAACGTAATCGAAAGCTATCCAAAAGGCTTTGCAGGATTTAAACGATTTCTAGAAGTGATGGATACAGAACCAGCAATCCAAGACGAAAAAGATGCGAAACCAGCCGAGGCGTTCCGTGGTGACATTGCTTACAACCAAGTATCTTTTGAATATAGCGATGGAAAAAATGTTCTAAATCATATAAATCTTTCTATTAAAGCCGGTGAGACTGTTGCGTTTGTTGGGCCAAGTGGGGCTGGGAAAACGACAATTTGTAATTTGTTGCCACGTTTTTACGATGTGTCAGCTGGTGAGATTACGATTGATGGTGAAAATATTAAACGATTCACTTTACCGTCCTTGCGAGCACAAATCGGCGTCGTGCAGCAAGATGTTTTCTTGTTTTCTGGTACAGTTCGTGAAAATATCGCGTACGGAAAATTAGACGCTAGCGAAGAAGAAATAGAGCATGTCGTGAAACTTGCCCATCTTTCCAAAGTAGTAGAAGAAATGCCAGATGGCCTCGATACAATCATTGGCGAGCGCGGTGTCAAACTTTCTGGCGGGCAAAAACAACGGTTAGCAATTGCGCGAATGTTTTTGAAGAATCCGCCTATTTTAATTTTGGATGAAGCAACGTCGGCACTTGATACAGAAACGGAGCAAGTGATTCAAGCCTCGTTAGAAGAGTTAGCAGAAGGGCGAACGACATTAATTATTGCGCATCGACTTGCTACCATTAAGCATGCTGATCGAATTATCGTTGTAAATGAAACGGGCATCGCAGAAACTGGGACGCATGATGAGCTTTTAGCGCAAGATAATGGCGCCTATAAGCGGTTATATGATGCTCAGTTTAATACGATTTAA
- the hpt gene encoding hexose phosphate transporter Hpt: MSLFSLKRKNHFVPLEIQRQQWFKHFIVAFMSVFICYLTVYLLRNNFKAAQTLLIEQNHFSTTELGMIGLAFSVMYGIGKTILGYAVDGRNAKKIMSFLLGVSAIISIIIGILLVTKQATVGILFILWGANGFVQSPGGPASYSTITRWTPKLKRGRWLGFWNASHNIGGALAGIVAFWGATTFFNGGAGGMFIVPGIIAIIIAIICFSVGHDEPEELGWNSAAEIFEEREEQGDSETKDLSRFQIFCRFVINNPWVWTLCVINIFIYIVRIGIDNWAPVYCIQALGWSTKDAIMTISFFEIGALLGSLSWGWLSDIMKGRRMLCSIIAVVIEFFMLISYSQVTSVYSMYTVLFILGFLVFGPQLLIGVSVIEFVPRNALAVTNGLTGTFAYLFGDSFAKVFLGYIADPTKAGMQIFGYNLHGWGATFTIMFTALIIAGLMMIPVALKQEKIIRQAKVLHL; this comes from the coding sequence ATGTCATTATTCAGTTTAAAAAGAAAGAACCATTTTGTTCCACTAGAAATTCAAAGGCAACAATGGTTCAAACACTTTATCGTTGCATTTATGTCTGTATTTATTTGTTATCTAACGGTCTATCTTCTAAGGAATAACTTTAAAGCAGCTCAGACATTGTTAATTGAGCAGAACCATTTCAGCACCACAGAACTAGGAATGATTGGTTTAGCTTTTTCTGTTATGTACGGAATTGGAAAAACGATTTTAGGGTATGCCGTGGATGGAAGAAATGCTAAAAAAATAATGAGTTTTTTATTAGGGGTTTCCGCTATTATATCAATTATTATTGGAATACTTTTAGTTACAAAGCAAGCAACAGTAGGTATATTGTTTATCCTTTGGGGAGCAAATGGATTTGTGCAATCACCAGGTGGACCGGCTTCCTATTCAACTATCACACGATGGACGCCAAAATTGAAAAGAGGAAGATGGTTAGGTTTTTGGAATGCCTCGCATAATATAGGTGGTGCTTTAGCGGGAATTGTTGCTTTTTGGGGTGCGACTACTTTCTTTAATGGCGGCGCAGGGGGAATGTTTATCGTTCCGGGTATCATTGCGATTATCATTGCAATTATTTGCTTCTCCGTGGGCCATGATGAACCGGAAGAATTAGGATGGAACTCTGCCGCTGAAATTTTTGAAGAGCGAGAAGAGCAAGGGGATTCGGAGACAAAGGACCTATCTAGATTTCAAATTTTTTGTCGATTTGTTATTAATAATCCGTGGGTATGGACTTTATGCGTAATAAATATATTCATCTATATTGTTAGAATTGGTATTGATAATTGGGCGCCCGTTTATTGTATTCAAGCGCTAGGATGGAGCACAAAAGATGCTATTATGACTATTTCTTTTTTTGAAATTGGAGCATTGCTAGGTTCATTATCGTGGGGCTGGCTCTCAGATATTATGAAAGGTCGCCGTATGCTTTGCTCGATTATTGCAGTTGTTATTGAATTTTTCATGTTAATTAGCTATTCGCAAGTTACAAGTGTTTATAGCATGTATACGGTATTATTTATTTTAGGATTCTTAGTATTTGGCCCCCAACTTTTAATAGGAGTGTCGGTGATAGAGTTTGTTCCTAGAAATGCTTTAGCTGTAACAAATGGCTTAACTGGAACGTTTGCGTACTTATTCGGAGATTCTTTTGCTAAAGTCTTTCTAGGATATATTGCAGACCCAACAAAAGCGGGTATGCAAATATTTGGCTATAATTTACATGGCTGGGGCGCAACTTTTACTATTATGTTTACAGCTTTAATTATTGCAGGCTTAATGATGATTCCAGTTGCATTAAAACAAGAGAAAATTATACGACAAGCAAAAGTTTTACATCTATAA
- a CDS encoding MFS transporter, translated as MFQSKSRTSLTNKKTLLFGLISVFLCGMGFSIIMPVVPFLVTPYVTNASDQALMVTLLTSVYAFCVFFAAPGLGALSDRFGRRPVLLICFIGSAIGYFIFGLGGALWVLFLGRIIEGITGGSISTLFAFFADITPQEERTKYFGWVSAAAGAGAALGPAFGGLLAHFGYAMPFFFGATITFINFLFGYFYMPESLDDANRLKRIPLMRLNPFSQLLNILTIKNLGRLLIAAFFIWVPNGSLQAVMSQFAIDSFSWKPALIGMMFSIMGIQDILSQAFVMPKLLIRLTDKQIAVLGMIAEIIGYSLIATSSIFTLAPLLVIGMFVFGFGDSIFGPSFNGMVSKAASASEQGRIQGGSQAIQSLARIIGPIIGGQIYITLGHAAPAIMGVLLITVAIFILYKKTSLAK; from the coding sequence ATGTTTCAATCTAAATCTAGAACTTCTTTAACTAATAAGAAAACTTTACTTTTCGGTCTTATATCTGTTTTCCTCTGTGGAATGGGTTTTAGTATTATTATGCCCGTTGTCCCTTTTCTCGTGACACCTTATGTAACAAATGCTAGTGATCAAGCGCTTATGGTGACACTGCTCACATCGGTTTACGCATTTTGCGTATTCTTTGCTGCGCCTGGACTTGGTGCTTTAAGTGATCGTTTTGGCAGACGCCCGGTTTTACTAATTTGCTTTATTGGCTCTGCCATTGGTTACTTTATTTTTGGTCTTGGTGGGGCGCTTTGGGTACTCTTTCTTGGTCGAATTATCGAAGGAATTACTGGTGGGAGTATTAGTACGCTGTTTGCTTTCTTCGCTGATATTACACCTCAAGAGGAGCGGACGAAATATTTTGGCTGGGTAAGTGCTGCTGCAGGTGCGGGCGCTGCGCTTGGTCCAGCTTTCGGTGGTTTGCTTGCCCACTTTGGTTATGCTATGCCATTTTTCTTTGGCGCGACGATTACTTTCATTAACTTCTTATTCGGTTATTTTTATATGCCTGAGAGTTTAGACGACGCAAATCGTTTAAAACGAATTCCGCTAATGCGACTCAATCCGTTTTCCCAGCTGCTTAACATTCTGACCATCAAAAACTTAGGGCGTTTACTGATTGCGGCATTTTTCATTTGGGTTCCAAATGGTTCGTTGCAAGCTGTCATGTCTCAATTTGCCATCGATAGTTTCAGTTGGAAGCCGGCTTTAATCGGAATGATGTTCTCAATTATGGGCATTCAAGATATCCTGTCACAAGCTTTCGTAATGCCCAAACTTTTAATCAGATTAACGGATAAACAAATTGCTGTTCTTGGAATGATTGCGGAGATTATCGGATATTCGCTTATTGCAACTTCCTCGATTTTCACACTTGCTCCATTACTCGTTATTGGTATGTTCGTGTTTGGATTCGGTGACTCGATTTTCGGGCCCTCTTTCAACGGAATGGTTTCAAAAGCTGCCAGCGCTAGTGAACAAGGTCGGATTCAAGGTGGTAGTCAAGCCATTCAGTCTTTGGCGCGTATTATCGGACCTATTATCGGTGGGCAAATTTATATTACCCTTGGCCATGCCGCTCCTGCTATTATGGGTGTCCTTTTAATAACTGTTGCAATTTTTATCCTTTACAAAAAGACTTCTTTAGCAAAATAA